The window tttctgttcaggaccctcttgaagaatggaatttttactttctgttcaggaccctcctgaaaaatgagattttacttcatgttcaggaccctccaaaaaaataagattttactttctgtgtaggaccttcctgaaaaattagattttaatttctgttcaggaccctcctgaaaaatgagattttactttctatccaggaccctactgaaaaatgggaatttacttttgttcagaaccctcctgaaaaatgagattttactttcagttaaggtccctcctgaaaaatgggctttttactttctgttcaggaccctcctgaaaaagaggaatttactttctgttcaaaaccctcttgaaaaatgagattttaatttctgtccaggaccctcatTAAAATGGGAatttgctttctgttcaggatttactttctgttcaggaccctcatgaaaaatggggttttactttctgttcaggacactccttgaaaaatgaaactttactttctgttcaggaccctcctaaaaaatgagattttactttctgttcaggaccctcctgaaaaatgagattttactttctgttcaggaccctcctgaaaaataggattttactttaactccaggacccttctgaaaaatgggaatttattttctgttcatgaccctcctggaaaatgaaaatttactttatgttcaagacccttttgaaaaatagaaatttactttctgttcaggaccctcctaaaatatagaaatttactttctgttcaggatcctcctgaaaaatgggattttactttctattcaggaccctcctaaagaatggggtttttactttgtgttcacgaccctcctgaaaaataaaactttactttatgttcaggtccctcctgaaaaatgggattttactttttgtccaggacccttctgaaaaataggatgtTACTTTctggtcaggaccctcctggaaaatgggaatttactttatcttcaggaccctcctgaaaaatagaaatttactttctgtccaggaccctcctgaaaaatggaattttattttttgttcaagaccctcctggaaaatgggaatttactttatgtttaggaccctcctgaaaaatgaaaatttactttctgttcaggaccctcctgaaaaatgggacttcactgtctgttcaggaccctcttgaaaaatgggttttactttctgctcaggaccctcctagaaaatgggaatttactttatgtttagggcCCTCCTGGAATATGGGACATTACGTTCAacaaaaatgaatgaatgaaatctttctttatcataattttcGTTTGGGATGATTTTCGTTTTAGCTTTGATtttggtttcaggagcccgcctgaggaatagggtgataaaattgaaagtcaggagcccgcctgaagaacagggtgatgaaattgcaagtcaggagctcacatgaagaacagggtgatgaaatggcaagtcaggagcccgcctgaagaacagagtgatgaaactcaagtcaagagtccaaagaAGTTGtgtagataggatttttgtaatttcatttatgttttaacttgcaatttttattttgatggaaTGACAGAGTCGCAGACCAGAACCTCGaaggaacctcactcgactctccaactcggtatagtctacCTCATTTCGATCTTTTAAGATACCTGTCATTTGATTTCCTCATAACTTGAGTAAATAGGATGTCCGTCAAGACTCAGTTACCCTTCTTTTTTCTGTtcctttctttgaataatgatcgggataaaattctgtctcgttatctacttctttgtatgaaaacactaggtgtttacattcaaagggggcatgatgtagacacgtaattttatcccgTCAATAATATTTCTTATTCCGATATCACACAATATAAccccattttataatttttctccaagaaaataaataatcacctcatctttcacttatttatttatttctttatttttgtttctattcATAGAACAAATCCTAACTAAATTTGTCCTATTTTAAAGATTCTACTAATCCACCCAATCAGAAATAGACACCAAACCCTTACCCTACCTATTAAATTAGGACACCTCACCCAATACCACCTCACCACCTCCCACCCACCCCCTCTCACGTGACcccatcttttttttcttgtccacaaagaaaatacacaaaggAACTTTCCAGGAAATTACCTAGGGGGATGGACCCACAAGTCTCCtaaaacattttttttctttccttttgaaaTATACACACAGAGTGCACGAGAAAAGGGGGATCATCATGACATTCTCACACTCACCCCTTACAATTCTCTCACCATAGACAAACACCAACTTCATCATCAAGActccattttcttttcatttttttacacAATAATACGCACACACTCTACATAGAGagatttttacaaaaataaaatacagagAAGGGAGCTCTATCAGAAGGGGGAGACGAATTTCCATTTTTTAGAGGGGGATTCACCATCTTCCATTGACACAAAAAATACACACACATGCGAGAGATACAGtgaaataacaagataaagaagtAAAAATGGcgtgagaaaaaaaaaaaaagaatctcgGACTTTCGGCTACTATTCCGGCAATGCCTTCGCCAAAAATGCGTCAAACTCACCGAATTTGTCCAAACTCACCGAATTTGTCCAAAATCATCGAAAAAAAGGTCGTTGGTCGGAGTCTGACTTCGAATCCACTAGCACCACCAAGATCTGCATCAAATTGGTTCGTTAGTGGACCTTTTTCTGATGCATCTGGCCGGAAAACATTCTCTCGATCGTTTTCTGTTCTGTTTCGTTGAAATATCGTTAAACGGGTAAAGTTCCAAAGGCAggtttcattctttttttttgaaatcatattaGTGTTATATCAGTCTGTTGGGAGTGTATTCCGGCGATTTTTGGGTGGATTTAGGTGAGACTTGTGTACGGGATTTTGGTTTTGTTCATATTTATTGTTTTGGTATTCATCTGATTCATTGAAAATTTTGGTCGAATCGGAATTCGAGCTATCGCGCGACTGGTTTTTTTTCTCTACGGATTGGGAGAATCGAATTTAGGGTCATCGCATTTTGGACTATTTTTCAACTGATTTGGAGAGTTGAGATTTCGTTAGTCTTCTCTAAGGTTCCGAAACGGTTCTTATTCTCTTCTTAAGTCAAGCGAAAGATCTTGAGGTCCAATTTTATCCTTTCTCCTTTTAATCTTCACGTAATTATGGATGATTTGTGTGTTTGGTATGCTTGAATCTTCATTgtggtttgtttgtttgttgggaTGTGGATGTAAAATTTGATTGGCGGGTTGCATATTGAATTGATTTAATCAAGTTGACATATATGGGGAAGAattgagaaatgaaaaaaattgaaaaaaaggatagattcattttaattttgatttattgtcgATATGAAACGGATATTATCATGCTACGTTGAAACGAATAGGGTaatataggtttgggtaggcaaattttagaacttgtgtttcggttgaatgttggaatgtgcgtgtgaatatttctttctagttttgtcgtatttaattcaaaatgtattcatttagctgggGAATGTCCCGAGACACATTgtgtttattcaccggggaattccctaaagtattttgtactcggaggacgtccatgatgaaggcccgaggaATCGGGTAAAGAACAGGAtcgtagttaggattagtataggttagataggatttatttacacattctttatttttggactatataattggactgaacattatatttttgggGTTTGTTTTGCTTTGTATTCGTTTGCTTGATTGTCGTGAGTTTATGTGGTTTAGAcatctttagtttcaaatttagccgatatgctccaccaagcgaccgtggtcgaaccacgagatcgaggggtgcctaacaccttcccctcggtcaacagaagtCCTTatccggaatctctgtttgcaaactagttttaaaagagtcaaaacagttttgaaaaggattttccaaaggtaacttggcgcaccggattatgccaagtggcgactctgaataaaaaatgtaaatagtcttttttcgaaacaaattttataatttttgtcactttaataatgaaaaatccTTTCAACCTTAAAATGAAATCTTTTCAGGtgaaaagggggtgtgacaactGATAaggcctacatcgatccagtgcatatacagagtcgtgattaACACGCTTATTGTAATGAAGTTGAAGAAGAGCTTGATGGtgaaccttggttctttgatatcaagcagTACGtccagtcaggagaatacccaacacatgccaccaatgatcaaaagaggactattaggcgtttggctagtggatatttcttaagtgggggaatcttatacaagagaaccccggatctgggacttttgaggtgtgttgatgcaaaagaaGCTTCAGCAATCATGGTTGAAGTTCATTCTCGAGTATGTGGGCCTCATATGAacggttatgtcttgtcaaagaagattttcAGAACAGGTTATTATTGTCTTACTATGGAGAAggatttcattcattttttctgAAAAtctcatcaatgtcaggtacacggtgatctgatacattctcctcccGCTGAATTACACCCAATGTCTTCTAcatggcctttcgtagcttgggggATAGACGTGATCGGGCCGATTGAGCCAAAAGtgtcaaatgggcatagattcattttggtggccattgattacttcacaaagtaggtagaagcagtaactttcaagtctaTAACTGAGAAGGCGGTGgtggattttgttcatgccaacatcatttataggtttggaattccaaagatgatcattacagacaacgCTGCCAATCTCAACattcatttgatgcaagaagtgtgccaacagtttaagatcgtACTTCGaaattccactccatatcgtCCAAAGGCAAATGGCGTTGCGGAAGCtgccaacaagaatatcaagaagatactatAAAAAATGTTACAAGGGTCCAGACAATGGCATGAGAATTTGCCATTTGCATTGTTAGGTTATCGTACTACTATTCCCACTTCAATAGGGGCAACTCCGTATTTGTTGGTGTacgggacagaagcagtcattcccgcagaagttgaaattccctctatTCGAGTTATTgtggaagcagagattgatgatgatgagtggTTTAAAACCCGATTGGAACAGTTgagcttgattgatgaaaaaatacTGACATCGGTATGTCATGGTCAATTGTATCAGAAAAGAATGGCTCATgtgtataacaaaaaggtacgccccaggcattttgaagttggtcagttggtattgaagcgTATCCTTCCTCATTAGGTTGAAGCTAAAGGCAAGTTCTCCTCAAATTGGCAAGGTACCTTTATTGTGAAAAAAGTGTttcccaatggagccttatatttgacagatattgaaggcaaaatggcaaaAATGGCTATCAATGTTGATGCgctcaaaagatattatatatgatattttatcctttgttgctTCTATCgtatgtttagtacttgcattttttaagattgatatgatgaagacatttcattctgctatccaaacattgtgtcatcctttggttaccccatttgagcttagttctatttttctttcatatccctctttggAATCAAAACAGAGTCAAaagtaaaatttcaacaaaagaagaataaaagaaaggcaaaaaaaatagtaataaaagaaaagaaaaaagagaaaattagatcaaaacaaagaacaagttgatggaactacgtgtgacctgattctcctctcttggaaGTGAGATTGTAGGCTACCCTATttagggctcggtccaaccaaatcaagattttttagagtgacccagtcaacaaaactggggcatgagttaatgtgttgtttgagtcgattccaaaagttgtaagtcccacctctgcttcaagtgtcatttgagcctcttgccatccttttctaaccgTATCCAAGATCCAATTTACAACCAAAGAAggtccttcagatcaatctttgataatgttaaggataagcatacaatggatatgatgacatattttgaggtactacttgtcttcctcagcgtaagaaatcaggaaagaaataaaaatgagagagtcttattggtgaaaaccctcgcgggcaccataaggcaatggtgagttgagagaaataaaaaatgagagagtcttattggtgaaaaccctcacggtcaccataaggcgatggtgagccgagagaaaaatgagagaggcttgttgtcGAAAATCCTTCAAGGCTCCACTAGCTGAATGAGGTTGTAAatacaattgacctaaggaagtaactcagttttAAGGccgttaactcaacaacaattggtagaaaatttggatgaaaagatcaagctacTTAATcaaaaatgcatggcataatcattagagttgactgttatTTTTTCGATGAATttgtcatttctttgtttcaaacggggacattcattgtcttttctttattctctttaattttgtttatctttcttgagtcagttatccaaataaaaattgtcattctgttttcttttcttgtctttgagtcaagttcgtGTCAAAACAAATGAGAAAAAATTACTAAACTAGCTACCAGCTTtattaattgcacaaagcaagcaaaagctagcacataaaagagacatgattgtaaGCCAAAAAGGGTATgtaaaagttttgtcaacagagaagTCGGGGAACtaatggaaataccaaggttcaaaggtctatctgagaagcatgacaaagcagagatactgtgtttgtttctgTCACTCTTAATAACctgagtttgagtcaatgatgaagaaaaccaatgacatatgctaatggttggaagcaaggttaaatgtgttTGGGGCAAGAGCGATTTCCTCGAAAGCCAaatccacaaaccagccaccatgttttaaactcaaaAGTTTTCTTTGTACGAAACATGAACaggttaccttcaaatcaaggatttatAATCCCAAACAACAAAGGCCAtaatttctcacttctacaaaggcaagaggcaatgttgctgcacaggtttgataatccattcatggtaaaattcatcagcctatatccctcggagacacacatTCTTGTCAAGGGATTTTAATTTTCATCTGTCGAGTggtacacttcttaaattgagccTTGactcttataagacgtaccttctGGTCGATTCATtcccattgattcctataagacgtaccttttagtcgattcattccccttgacccctagaagacataccttttagtcgagtcattccctatgagtcctataagacgtaccttttagtcgagtcattccccttgacccctagaagacttaccttttagtcgagtcattccccttgacccctagaagacgtaccttttagttgagtcatttcgcttgacccctagaagacgtaccttttaatctatgtcattccccttgacccgtataagacgtaccttttagtgagtcatctccctttgattcctataagacgtaccttttagtcgagtcatcccccttgattcctataaggcgtaccttttagtcaaatcatcccttgattcctataaaacgtaccttttagtcgagtcatcccccttgattcctataagacgtaccttttagtcgagttatttctctttgattcctataagacgtaccttttagtcgagtatACCCCTTGATTCCTATCAGACGTATACCCCTTGATTCCTATCAGACgtacctttagtcgagtcatcccccttgatgcctataagacgtaccttttagtcgagtcatctccctttgattcctataagacgtaccttttagtcgagtcatcccccttgattcctataaggcgtaccttttagtcgaatcatcccttgattcctataagaagtacctttagtcgagtcattctctttgattccCATAATGATGTGACTTGAACAAAaatcctttgatgataaactggggcaacaTTTAGTtcttgtgtttggaacttcacttttctagCCTattaaatttctttataataatcttttttggggataattttctttttagttttgatgtgatttcaggagcccgcctgaagagcaggacgaataaataaaaagtcaagcaacatggtgaagaagttgaaagtcaagcaacatggaGAAAATTTGAAAGTTAACAGATCgataaaatagcaagtcaagagcccgcttgaagaacagggtgatgaaattgtaagtcaggggcccacctgaagaacagggtgataaaattgcaagacaggagcccacctaaagaacggggtgataaaattgcaagacaggagcccgcctaaagaacaaggtgatgaaatggcaagtcaggatcCCGCCCGAAgtacagggcgaataaatggaaagttaagcaacaaggtAAAGCAATTgaagaccaagcaacaagtgatgaaattgcaagtcaggaacccgcctgaagaatagggtgatgaaacttaagtcaggagtccaacagaagctgtatagatagaattttgtaatttcatttatgtgttaacttgtaattttcattttgatttaaTGATAGAGCCGCGGAacgaaacctcgatggaacctcactcgactctccaactcggtatagtccatttccttccaatcctttgagacaTCATCACTTGATTCCTCCATAACTTGGGCGGGTAGGATGGCTTAAGTAAGAACTCGGTTGTTCCtcttctttctgtttcttcctttgaataatgatcgggacaaaattctgtcttaTTGTCTACTTCTTTCTCTGAAAATACTTCGTGTTTatattcaaagggggcatgatgtagacacctaattttgtccctccccgatatcatttttacccatttttactttAACCTACCGTGTACTATCACCCATTTAATTATTCCccacaaaaataccaaaataacaaACTTCTAAACACTTTTGACACATCACCACCCCACCccactaccccacctaccctacccctagGCAGCCCCCCTTCACATTTTTATTGCTTTTTAACCATATGCACGACACGGAAAGaggatttttccattttttctttctaaataaCAAAATGCACATACAGTGGGCAAGAATTgcgcaatttttctttttttaaatacaatacatacacacacaaaacAACAAGGGGGACTTCTCCttctgaaacaaaaaaaaaactcaccaaaaatacTCTCCACTCACACCCACAGTACATTGGAACAAGAAAAAAGAGGGGAGAAcccacatcatcatcatccataTCTTCTACACTAACCCACCCAAAAACACGGATACACCGGGGAAACATTGACGATTTTTCCTTTTCTTCGTAAGAAACGCACACACACAGGGGGACGAGAAAGAGAGAGTCACGAAGAGAGAGCTATAGAGGGATACCGAGAAGACAGAGAGTGATCGGGAAGAGGGGATTGGTGCAAGGTTCGATCCTTCGCCAACTTTTTTCCGGTGTAAAACTTTCATCGGAATCGATTTTGATTCTTCATCCGGTTAACTAGCTCACGAAGAGTCtaaatttattcattattttctgggatttttaagggaatttggcCAAAAACGTTAAGTTTTGTTCGAAAAACATGGACCAACAGTGAATTCCTCACTGAAATTGGTCCAGTTTCGAATCAGTTTCTGCGTCTAGCTTTGTGTACGCGTCGGGTTTGTTCTGCTGCTTTTCACTCAATTCTTTGGTCTTCATACTATTTTGGGATTCATAGTGCTATCTGTCTCCGTCGATTTATTGGGGTTAGTAGCAGGTTTCTATTTTGTGATACTGAGTTTAGAGCTTGATCGTCGTTGAGGTGCTATTCGGGCTTTCGGATCTGGTTTTCTTAAACACTGTTATCAACGTAATATCGAAAGGTCCANNNNNNNNNNNNNNNNNNNNNNNNNNNNNNNNNNNNNNNNNNNNNNNNNNNNNNNNNNNNNNNNNNNNNNNNNNNNNNNNNNNNNNNNNNNNNNNNNNNNNNNNNNNNNNNNNNNNNNNNNNNNNNNNNNNNNNNNNNNNNNNNNNNNNNNNNNNNNNNNNNNNNNNNNNNNNNNNNNNNNNNNNNNNNNNNNNNNNNNNNNNNNNNNNNNNNNNNNNNNNNNNNNNNNNNNNNNNNNNNNNNNNNNNNNNNNNNNNNNNNNNNNNNNNNNNNNNNNNNNNNNNNNNNNNNNNNNNNNNNNNNNNNNNNNNNNNNNNNNNNNNNNNNNNNNNNNNNNNNNNNNNNNNNNNNNNNNNNNNNNNNNNNNNNNNNNNNNNNNNNNNNNNNNNNNNNNNNNNNNNNNNNNNNNNNNNNNNNNNNNNNNNNNNNNNNNNNNNNNNNNNNNNNNNNNNNNNNNNNNNNNNNNNNNNNNNNNNNNNNNNNNNNNNNNNNNNNNNNNNNNNNNNNNNNNNNNNNNNNNNNNNNNNNNNNNNNNNNNNNNNNNNNNNNNNNNNNNNNNNNNNNNNNNNNNNNNNNNNNNNNNNNNNNNNNNNNNNNNNNNNNNNNNNNNNNNNNNNNNNNNNNNNNNNNNNNNNNNNNNNNNNNNNNNNNNNNNNNNNNNNNNNNNNNNNNNNNNNNNNNNNNNNNNNNNNNNNNNNNNNNNNNNNNNNNNNNNNNNNNNNNNNNNNNNNNNNNNNNNNNNNNNNNNNNNNNNNNNNNNNNNNNNNNNNNNNNNN is drawn from Capsicum annuum cultivar UCD-10X-F1 unplaced genomic scaffold, UCD10Xv1.1 ctg81504, whole genome shotgun sequence and contains these coding sequences:
- the LOC124895350 gene encoding uncharacterized protein LOC124895350 produces the protein MLQGSRQWHENLPFALLGYRTTIPTSIGATPYLLVYGTEAVIPAEVEIPSIRVIVEAEIDDDEWFKTRLEQLSLIDEKILTSVEAKGKFSSNWQGTFIVKKVFPNGALYLTDIEGKMAKMAINVDALKRYYI